The Vreelandella piezotolerans genomic interval CCACCAGAAGGGGCCTGTCTACTGGGATCGGTCAACTTGACCAAGTTCGTGATCGAACCGTTTAGCGCCGAGCCGCGCTTCGACTGGGAGCGCTATCGTAACGTCGTGGCGATCTTTACCCGAATGCTCGATAACGTAGTGGAAATCGCCGGACTGCCGCTTCCCCAACAGCAGCGCGAAATCGAAGCCAAGCGCCGCCACGGCATGGGCTTTTTAGGGCTCGGTTCGACACTGACCATGTTGAAGATACCCTACGGTTCTCAGGCATCGCTGACGTTCACTGAGGAAGTGAGTCGTCACCTCGCGTTGGAAGGGTGGAAGCAAGCGCTGGAACTCTCTAAAGAGAAGGGCATGGCGCCGGTGCTCGAAGAGGAGCACACCATCACGCCAAAAATGATGCGCGAGCGCCCACAGCTGGCCAGCGACGGTTACGAGGTCGGTGACAAAGTGCCGGGCCGCATTCTGCATGCCCGCTATAGCCAATACATGGCCAAAGTGGCCGAGCTGGAGCCGGACTTGGTGGCGCAGCTCGCCGAGCACGGCGCGCGGTTCACTCATCACAGCTCGATTGCCCCGACGGGCACCATTTCGCTCTCCATGGGCAACAACGCCTCGAATGGTATCGAGCCGTCGTTCTCACATCGCTATTTCCGCAACATCATTCAGTCCGGCAAAAAGACCAAGGAGCAGGTGGAAGTGGTCTCCTTCGAGCTGGCCGCCTATCGCCACTTCATCGCTGCCGATGCGGTAGAAAGCGATCTGCCGGATTACTTCATCACCGCCGACTCGGTGTCGCCCGAACAGCACGTCGCCGTGCAGGCCGCCGCGCAGCAGTGGGTAGATTCTGCCATTTCTAAAACGGTCAACGTGCCGACCGAGTTCCCGTTCGAGCAGTTCCAAGACCTCTATTTGCAGGCGTATGAGAGCCGTTTGAAAGGCTGCACGACCTTCCGCTTCAATCCAGAAGCGTTTCAAGGGGTGCTGGTGCGGGAAGACGATCTCAAGAACACCACCTACGTCTTCGAACTAGAGAGTGGCGAAACGCTGGAACTGACGGGCGATGAAAAAGTGCTCTATGACGGTGAGGAGCACAACGCGGCCAACCTGTTCGATGCCTTGAAAGAGGGCACTTACGGTAAGTGGTAACCAGCGCACGCGTAGGCTTGAGCAACGGTCAAACATTGGGAGAGAGCGTTATGGCGGTCGAAATCACGTCGAAAATTGTCGGTTACCGAATCAAACAGCCGGAACGGCCTACCCCCGAGCCCGTGTTGGCCGAGGAGGACCCGCTGACGGTCCGTATCCCCTCGCGTCCGGAGGGGACGCTGGAGGCGGTGTCGGAGAAGATCTCCTACGTGGGGGCCGAAGGGCGTAAGAAGGTCTATTTGCTGGTGTCGTTCATGCCGGTGGAGGGGGTGGTCGGTGGTCAGCGCGTGGTGATCGAGCGCCCGGTGGAGTTTTTCTTTCCGTCGGGCCAGCTCTCCAGCGAGCATCAGTGGATCACTGCCACGATGCGTAGCCTGTCGCTAGCGGCGCGGGGCGGCTATGTCACGCAGGCCGTGGCGGATCTTCGCAAGGTGGCCTGGGATAAGGGGTTGGTGCGCTGTGGCATGAATCGCTGGAATAAGCCCATGTTTCACGATTCTGAAGTGGCGGCGATTGCTTGGTCGATTCAGCAGATTCTCTATCGGCGTGGCTTTCTGGATCAGGACGGCCACCAAGTGCCGGTCGAGACGCTGGTTGCCCGCTACGCCCACCGAATGCAGCATGGCCATGCTTGGCAGCCCGAGGAGCGTCCAACTGTCGATGAGGCCTCAGGCGCGCCTGTATCCGCTAGCGGCGCGCCGGCCACCGTGGGCACCTGCCCCGAGTGCCGAGGGGACTTGATCATGATGGATGGCTGTCCTACCTGCTACGCCGGATGCGGCTGGTCCAAGTGTGGCTGACGCGCCCCTTTGCTAAGTGCTGCGCGCTGGGCCAGCGGGCGGCACACGTCGCATCAGCCGTCATCGGAGGATCAACCGTCGAGCAGGGGGCGGACGTTATCGGTCAGGTAGCAGTCATCGAACTCTCCTTCCGTGGCCAGCGCATCCAGGTCGGGAATCGACACGTGGTGGCGGTCGCGGAAGACCAAACCATCCTCGCTGAGCGCGCTGAACGTGCGGCTGACATGCACCGGGCTCAGCCCCAGAATATCGGCCAGCTGCTCTTGGGAGAGCGGGAGACGGAACTGCCCACTAATATCGTCATTGGTTTGGCGTAGGCGCAGGTACATTTCATGGAGGAAGTGGGCCATCTTTTGGCGCGCGCTGCGCCGTGCGAGGTTCACCAACCGTTCGGTGAGCAGCGCCTGCTGACGGCTGC includes:
- a CDS encoding adenosylcobalamin-dependent ribonucleoside-diphosphate reductase — encoded protein: MNTATKAMKTSSEVPLQAPSREIWDAKYRLKDRHGQPVDQDVSATFERVARALAAVEGEHADEWLPKFRWALENGAIPAGRILSNAGADAYKPAVSLINCTVSRTIHDSMRDILDSVVDAGMTLKSGAGIGYDFSTLRHKGAFVFGAGAGTNGPLAFMDIYDKMCFTVASAGGRRGAQMGTFDVGHPDVRDFIQAKREAGRLRQFNLSLLITDEFMEAVKHNADWPLAFPLHPGEKEDVSADDIIYRDWPVIEEGYTVDDQGRVACRIVEVIKARELWDTIMASTYDYAEPGFILIDQVNRMNNNWFCEDIRATNPCGEQPLPPEGACLLGSVNLTKFVIEPFSAEPRFDWERYRNVVAIFTRMLDNVVEIAGLPLPQQQREIEAKRRHGMGFLGLGSTLTMLKIPYGSQASLTFTEEVSRHLALEGWKQALELSKEKGMAPVLEEEHTITPKMMRERPQLASDGYEVGDKVPGRILHARYSQYMAKVAELEPDLVAQLAEHGARFTHHSSIAPTGTISLSMGNNASNGIEPSFSHRYFRNIIQSGKKTKEQVEVVSFELAAYRHFIAADAVESDLPDYFITADSVSPEQHVAVQAAAQQWVDSAISKTVNVPTEFPFEQFQDLYLQAYESRLKGCTTFRFNPEAFQGVLVREDDLKNTTYVFELESGETLELTGDEKVLYDGEEHNAANLFDALKEGTYGKW
- a CDS encoding ribonucleoside-diphosphate reductase encodes the protein MAVEITSKIVGYRIKQPERPTPEPVLAEEDPLTVRIPSRPEGTLEAVSEKISYVGAEGRKKVYLLVSFMPVEGVVGGQRVVIERPVEFFFPSGQLSSEHQWITATMRSLSLAARGGYVTQAVADLRKVAWDKGLVRCGMNRWNKPMFHDSEVAAIAWSIQQILYRRGFLDQDGHQVPVETLVARYAHRMQHGHAWQPEERPTVDEASGAPVSASGAPATVGTCPECRGDLIMMDGCPTCYAGCGWSKCG